A genome region from Trichosurus vulpecula isolate mTriVul1 chromosome 5, mTriVul1.pri, whole genome shotgun sequence includes the following:
- the LOC118849566 gene encoding olfactory receptor 10C1-like yields MSSSEPEMKENQTVCTKFSFVAFSSLGELQPMLFVVFLAIYTFTVVGNLVIICLIWVSPTLHTPMYFFLANLSFLEMCYITSVVPQMLVHLLVEPKTMSVACCAAQMYVFTILGLTECCLLAAMAYDRFVAICYPLRYTLLMNPRVCLQLAAVSWTTGVVVESAQTTWIFTLPFCGTGQIQHFFCDIMPVVQLACVDTSQNEIVMFSLSVLFIMSPCLLILCSYARILISILRMPSAAGRRKAFSTCSSHLLVVSLFYGSALFTYIQPKAAHTPDTDKATALMYTVVTPALNPVIYTLRNKEVKGAFWRIARRHPLSQDA; encoded by the coding sequence ATGTCAAGCTCTGAGCCAGAAATGAAGGAAAACCAGACTGTCTGCACCAAATTCTCCTTTGTGGCTTTCTCCTCTCTCGGTGAGCTACAACCCATGCTCTTTGTGGTATTCTTAGCCATATACACATTCACTGTGGTAGGAAACCTGGTGATCATCTGTCTGATCTGGGTGAGCCCTACCCTCCACACTCCCATGTATTTCTTCCTGGCAAATCTATCCTTTCTGGAGATGTGCTATATCACTAGTGTGGTGCCTCAGATGCTGGTGCACCTGTTGGTGGAGCCCAAGACAATGAGTGTGGCATGTTGTGCAGCTCAGATGTATGTCTTCACCATCCTGGGGCTGACAGAGTGCTGCCTGCTGGCAGCCATGGCTTATGATCGTTTTGTTGCTATCTGCTACCCACTACGCTACACATTACTGATGAACCCTAGGGTGTGCTTGCAATTGGCTGCAGTCTCCTGGACAACAGGAGTGGTTGTGGAGTCAGCCCAGACCACCTGGATCTTTACTCTCCCCTTCTGTGGCACAGGACAAATTCAGCACTTTTTTTGTGACATCATGCCTGTGGTGCAACTGGCCTGTGTAGACACCTCCCAAAATGAGATTGTGATGTTTTCCCTTTCTGTGCTCTTTATTATGAGCCCCTGCCTGCTCATTCTCTGCTCCTATGCCCGCATTCTCATTTCCATTTTGAGAATGCCCTCTGCTGCTGGCAGGCGCAAAGCTTTCTCTACTTGTTCCTCCCATCTCCTGGTTGTGTCTCTCTTCTATGGCTCAGCCCTCTTTACTTATATTCAACCCAAGGCTGCCCATACTCCAGACACAGACAAAGCAACTGCCCTCATGTACACAGTAGTCACCCCTGCACTCAACCCAGTCATCTATACCCTAAGAAACAAAGAAGTGAAAGGAGCCTTTTGGAGAATAGCCAGGAGGCATCCTCTTAGCCAAGATGCTTAA